A single Thermodesulfobacteriota bacterium DNA region contains:
- a CDS encoding diguanylate cyclase has translation MSAAPSPAPDILVVDDSRIVREMVTDVLRAQGYAVRQAHDGRQALDMAIEQTPDLVLLDVMMPELDGYEVCRRLRQMPDYVPVLMLTTKGALDDVVRGLEAGADDYVDKTCEHEELLARVRSLLRIRTLQKRLYSQNQELEAKNQQLEALTEQLDALNRELQLLSVTDGLTRAYNHRHFQERLKSEFARAKRHGEPLSCVLIDLDHFKAVNDAWGHPVGDRVLVRLVELFKEGIRGEDLVARYGGEEFALLLPRTAADHAVRLVERLRERVERERLNITRDLEVRCTISAGVAEFGPGTPIQEAEELLQAADAALYRAKGNGRNRVEVA, from the coding sequence ATGAGCGCTGCCCCGAGCCCGGCCCCCGACATCCTGGTGGTGGACGACAGCCGCATCGTCCGGGAGATGGTCACCGACGTGCTCCGGGCCCAGGGGTACGCCGTGCGCCAGGCCCACGATGGGCGCCAGGCCCTGGACATGGCCATCGAGCAGACCCCGGACCTGGTCCTGCTCGACGTGATGATGCCCGAGCTCGACGGATACGAGGTCTGCCGGCGGCTGCGCCAGATGCCCGATTACGTCCCCGTGCTCATGCTCACCACCAAGGGGGCCCTGGACGACGTGGTGCGGGGGCTGGAGGCGGGCGCCGACGACTACGTGGACAAGACCTGCGAGCACGAGGAGCTCTTGGCCCGGGTGCGCAGCCTGCTGCGCATCCGCACCCTCCAGAAGCGCCTCTACTCCCAGAACCAGGAGCTGGAGGCGAAAAACCAGCAGCTCGAAGCCCTCACCGAGCAGCTCGACGCCCTCAACCGGGAGCTCCAGCTCCTCTCGGTCACCGACGGGCTCACACGGGCCTACAACCATCGCCACTTCCAGGAGCGCCTGAAGAGCGAGTTCGCGCGGGCCAAGCGCCACGGCGAGCCCCTGAGCTGCGTGCTCATCGACCTGGACCACTTCAAGGCGGTCAACGACGCCTGGGGGCACCCCGTGGGGGACCGGGTCCTGGTGCGGCTCGTGGAGCTCTTCAAGGAGGGCATCCGGGGCGAGGACCTGGTGGCCCGTTACGGGGGAGAGGAGTTCGCCCTGCTCCTGCCCCGGACCGCGGCCGACCACGCGGTGCGCCTGGTGGAGCGCCTTCGGGAACGGGTGGAGCGCGAGCGCCTGAACATCACCCGCGACCTCGAGGTGCGCTGCACCATCAGCGCGGGAGTGGCCGAGTTCGGCCCTGGGACCCCGATTCAGGAAGCCGAGGAGCTCCTCCAGGCTGCCGATGCCGCCCTCTACCGCGCCAAGGGAAATGGACGAAACCGCGTCGAAGTGGCGTGA
- the cheB gene encoding chemotaxis-specific protein-glutamate methyltransferase CheB, producing the protein MIRVLVVDDSRLVRTVLREILEADPEIRVEAEAENGLDGVEKCVALGPDVVLMDVQMPVMGGLEAVERIMRERPTPVIVLSATVHPGEVGSAFRAVRAGAFEALPKPADLAALDSRAPAAEDLRARVKLYAQVGRRRGWGNAEAVAPRPLKLPSSSRRVVAIGASAGGPRTVQAVLAALPPAFPCPILLVQHISAGFTRGFSEWLGREIALPVRVVEKEESPLRPSVYLAVDGHHLLVRGGAAVVGRGPPENGCRPSVDVLFRSLAEGYGNQAIGVVLTGMGRDGARGALAIREAGGEVLVQDEHTSAIFGMPRAAIEIGAATRVVPAPEMPRALAEAVSRVAGSAGEGTR; encoded by the coding sequence GTGATCCGGGTGCTCGTGGTGGACGATTCCCGGCTGGTGCGCACCGTGCTGCGGGAGATCCTCGAGGCAGACCCGGAGATCCGCGTGGAGGCGGAGGCGGAAAACGGCCTGGACGGGGTGGAGAAGTGCGTGGCCCTGGGCCCAGACGTCGTCCTGATGGACGTCCAGATGCCGGTGATGGGGGGCCTGGAGGCGGTGGAGCGGATCATGCGGGAGCGCCCCACCCCCGTCATCGTGCTCAGCGCCACGGTCCACCCGGGAGAGGTGGGGAGCGCCTTTCGGGCCGTGCGAGCCGGGGCGTTCGAGGCCCTGCCCAAGCCTGCGGATCTCGCGGCCCTGGACTCTCGGGCGCCTGCGGCCGAGGACCTTCGGGCCCGCGTCAAGCTCTATGCTCAGGTGGGCCGCAGGAGGGGCTGGGGCAACGCAGAGGCGGTAGCCCCGCGCCCCCTGAAGCTGCCCTCGTCCTCCCGGCGGGTGGTGGCCATCGGGGCCTCGGCGGGAGGACCCCGCACCGTGCAGGCCGTGCTGGCGGCGCTGCCCCCTGCGTTTCCCTGTCCCATCCTCCTGGTGCAGCACATCAGCGCGGGGTTCACCCGGGGGTTCTCGGAGTGGCTCGGCCGGGAGATCGCCCTGCCCGTGCGCGTGGTCGAGAAGGAGGAGAGCCCGCTGCGGCCGTCGGTGTACCTGGCCGTGGACGGGCACCACCTCCTGGTGCGCGGCGGCGCGGCGGTGGTCGGGAGAGGTCCGCCGGAGAACGGGTGCCGCCCTTCGGTGGACGTCTTGTTCCGGAGCCTCGCGGAAGGGTATGGTAATCAGGCCATCGGGGTGGTCCTGACCGGCATGGGGCGCGACGGCGCCCGGGGTGCCCTGGCGATCCGGGAGGCCGGAGGAGAGGTGCTGGTGCAGGACGAGCACACCAGCGCCATCTTCGGCATGCCCCGGGCCGCCATCGAGATCGGCGCGGCTACCCGGGTCGTTCCGGCTCCGGAGATGCCCCGGGCGCTCGCCGAGGCGGTCTCCCGGGTCGCGGGGAGCGCAGGAGAAGGCACGAGATGA
- a CDS encoding response regulator, which yields MAPQRKYLALFLEEGTEILSRLGQAILRLEELPGDRKALQEALRCAHTLKGGAKMVGLAHVSQTAHEMETALQEAGGGGGALDAAQATRLLGFLDQVRAALERLAEGNEGEVVAPAGPPPAAPPSPRHPRPSAETPGEERRLGADRVRVAVEKLDELQNLVDDLSLQRARLLDWGRKLRQGLGPLEKLASAEDPSVGPGAALAAPALRALRFLAQGRLRELLEDLHRLDQVGAEIQSQVFELRMVPLAEVLDGYQRLVRDLGRELGKDVTLTVDGRFTEMDKRLMEAIQGPLTHLVRNAVDHGVETPAERRAAGKGPAGRIVIRAYHKGSAVVIEVEDDGRGLVPAEIRAAAVRKGLLGEEEAGALGDGEVLYLLCEPGLTTRRQVSEVSGRGVGLDVVKVQVEKLKGSLVIQSEEGRYTRFRLYLPLSISSLSVLVVRAGRESYAIPSLFVDRCVGTSARELGRRDGTWPYGDRVLPVVSLARALGGEAEAAETVFLVAVRFRGRHMLLQVDELKEEREVVLKALGSHLREVPYVLGASFLADGPPVPVINVVDLHARWGALEGACRYRPGAALRPILVLVVDDSVTTRHMEQNLLEHMGYTVLTAADGLEAWRILEQRPVDAVLTDVEMPGMDGLELTRRIRSRGDLDRLPVIAVSNRTAEADLEAGYLAGVDAYLRKDRFSQRELGATLGGLLTGGARAQRGVAP from the coding sequence ATGGCACCCCAGCGCAAGTACCTGGCGCTCTTCCTCGAGGAGGGCACGGAGATCCTGTCCCGGCTGGGGCAGGCGATCCTGCGCCTGGAGGAGCTGCCCGGGGACCGGAAGGCCCTGCAAGAGGCCCTGCGCTGCGCCCATACCCTGAAGGGCGGAGCCAAGATGGTGGGGCTGGCCCACGTCAGCCAGACGGCCCACGAGATGGAAACGGCCCTGCAGGAGGCCGGAGGGGGCGGCGGCGCGCTGGACGCGGCACAGGCCACGCGCCTCCTGGGGTTCCTGGACCAGGTCCGGGCCGCCCTCGAGCGGCTGGCCGAGGGCAACGAGGGGGAGGTGGTCGCCCCGGCCGGTCCGCCTCCTGCCGCCCCTCCTTCGCCCCGCCATCCCCGGCCCTCGGCCGAGACACCCGGGGAAGAGCGCCGGCTGGGAGCCGACCGGGTCCGGGTAGCGGTGGAGAAGCTCGACGAGCTCCAAAACCTGGTGGACGATCTCTCCCTCCAGCGGGCACGCCTCCTGGACTGGGGAAGGAAGCTGCGCCAGGGGCTCGGTCCCCTGGAGAAGCTTGCCTCGGCGGAGGACCCCTCCGTGGGCCCGGGCGCCGCCCTGGCTGCCCCCGCCCTGCGCGCGCTCCGGTTCCTCGCCCAGGGCCGGCTTCGGGAGCTCCTCGAGGACCTGCACCGGCTCGACCAGGTCGGGGCGGAGATCCAGTCCCAGGTGTTCGAGCTGCGCATGGTTCCCCTGGCCGAGGTCCTGGACGGGTACCAGCGGCTGGTGCGGGACTTGGGCCGGGAGCTGGGGAAGGACGTGACCCTCACGGTGGACGGCCGGTTCACGGAGATGGACAAGCGCCTCATGGAGGCGATCCAGGGGCCGCTGACCCACTTGGTGCGCAACGCCGTGGATCATGGGGTGGAGACGCCCGCCGAGCGGCGCGCGGCGGGCAAGGGGCCGGCCGGAAGGATCGTCATCCGGGCCTACCACAAGGGCAGCGCCGTGGTGATCGAGGTGGAGGACGACGGCCGCGGCCTGGTTCCGGCGGAGATCCGCGCCGCGGCGGTGCGCAAGGGACTCCTGGGCGAAGAGGAGGCCGGCGCCCTGGGGGACGGGGAGGTCCTGTACCTCTTGTGCGAGCCCGGGCTCACCACCCGCAGGCAGGTCTCCGAGGTCTCCGGCCGGGGCGTCGGGCTCGACGTGGTGAAGGTCCAGGTGGAGAAGCTCAAGGGATCCCTGGTCATCCAGAGCGAGGAGGGGCGCTACACCCGATTCCGGCTCTACCTTCCCCTGTCCATCTCCAGCCTCTCGGTCCTGGTGGTGCGTGCCGGTCGGGAGTCCTACGCGATCCCCTCCCTGTTCGTGGACCGGTGCGTAGGAACCTCGGCCCGCGAGCTGGGCCGCCGCGACGGCACCTGGCCCTACGGCGACCGGGTCCTGCCGGTGGTGAGCCTTGCGCGGGCGCTGGGGGGGGAAGCCGAGGCCGCGGAGACCGTCTTCCTGGTCGCCGTGCGGTTTCGCGGGCGCCACATGCTCCTCCAGGTGGACGAGCTCAAGGAGGAGCGCGAGGTGGTGCTCAAAGCCCTGGGAAGCCACCTGCGGGAGGTTCCCTACGTACTGGGAGCTTCGTTCCTGGCCGACGGGCCCCCGGTGCCGGTGATCAACGTGGTGGACCTGCACGCCCGCTGGGGCGCGCTGGAGGGCGCGTGCCGGTACCGTCCGGGGGCAGCGCTACGGCCGATCCTGGTGCTCGTGGTGGACGACTCGGTGACGACCCGGCACATGGAGCAGAACCTCCTCGAGCACATGGGGTACACCGTGCTGACGGCGGCCGACGGCCTGGAGGCCTGGAGAATTCTCGAACAGCGACCCGTGGACGCGGTGCTCACCGACGTGGAGATGCCCGGAATGGACGGCCTGGAGCTCACCCGAAGGATCCGCTCCCGCGGCGACTTGGACCGATTGCCCGTGATCGCGGTCTCCAACCGCACGGCAGAGGCGGATCTCGAGGCGGGCTACCTCGCGGGAGTCGATGCCTACCTGCGCAAGGACCGCTTCAGCCAGCGGGAGCTCGGGGCAACCCTGGGGGGACTCCTGACCGGGGGCGCCCGCGCCCAGAGAGGGGTGGCCCCGTGA
- a CDS encoding methyl-accepting chemotaxis protein, with protein MVHAVRKSLARKILLATAGTMAVLLGLLSWTTGRDHRDTVQALERRTNTSFSAFVYNTLLVSMMDESKENLQRILENAVGSEGIHSVQLVGPDGNVLYSGRAAERGRRAADPLVLDLAERARASSDPLEVRRGGIVFNGVPLHNPVQGPCYACHAGDGPYLGAIVMGFDLSEFGKRIDASRRRQWVGLGIAMVSVVGVVYLCLQFLVLKPLFRVVDGTQRIAHGDLSQPVAVGGADEMAQLAGHVNTLRAHLRESIEQSSAVAEALATAVEELDRSSENLVSVAVEQSSGAAEQASAVQEATTTAEEIAATSNEISANVESVEQVAEETYGASVRGREAVRLAVNGMGEVKEQVRAIADAMLGLGKRSQKIGGIVDIIDEISEQTHLLALNAAIEAAGAGEHGKRFSVVAAEIRRLAERTVEATTQIKTLIEEIQDSTNDTVLATERGTAIVMDGAGRVDKIGESLEGILALVRQTKESTKEITVATQQQATAGEQLVLTITDINEVAVQVNRSAEHVEKAVIRLKELARKLKDLAEANRSIRRFTV; from the coding sequence ATGGTGCACGCCGTCCGAAAGAGCCTCGCCCGAAAGATCCTCCTGGCCACCGCCGGCACCATGGCGGTGCTGCTGGGCCTCCTGAGCTGGACGACGGGCCGGGACCACCGGGACACCGTCCAGGCGCTGGAGCGCCGCACCAACACGAGCTTCTCGGCTTTCGTGTACAACACGCTGCTGGTCTCCATGATGGACGAGAGCAAGGAGAACCTGCAGCGCATCCTCGAGAATGCCGTGGGGTCCGAGGGCATCCACTCGGTGCAGCTGGTGGGTCCCGACGGAAACGTCCTCTACAGCGGCCGTGCGGCCGAGCGAGGCCGCCGCGCCGCCGACCCCCTGGTGCTGGACCTGGCGGAGCGTGCCCGCGCCTCCTCGGACCCCCTCGAGGTGCGGCGCGGCGGGATCGTCTTCAACGGGGTGCCGCTGCACAACCCCGTGCAGGGTCCCTGCTACGCGTGCCACGCCGGGGACGGACCCTACCTCGGGGCCATTGTCATGGGGTTCGACCTCTCGGAGTTCGGGAAGAGGATCGACGCGAGCCGGCGGCGCCAGTGGGTAGGACTGGGCATCGCGATGGTGTCGGTGGTGGGGGTGGTCTACCTGTGCCTCCAGTTTCTGGTGCTCAAGCCCCTCTTCCGGGTGGTGGACGGCACCCAGCGCATCGCCCACGGGGATCTCTCCCAGCCCGTGGCCGTCGGCGGCGCCGACGAGATGGCGCAACTGGCCGGCCACGTCAACACGTTGCGGGCTCACCTGCGCGAGAGCATCGAACAGTCGTCGGCCGTGGCCGAGGCCCTGGCCACCGCCGTGGAGGAGCTGGACCGCTCCAGCGAGAACCTCGTCTCGGTGGCCGTGGAGCAGTCCAGCGGCGCGGCGGAGCAGGCCTCCGCCGTACAGGAGGCCACCACCACGGCGGAAGAGATCGCGGCCACCTCCAATGAGATCTCCGCCAACGTGGAGAGCGTGGAACAGGTCGCCGAGGAGACCTACGGCGCGAGCGTCCGGGGGAGGGAGGCGGTACGCCTGGCCGTGAACGGCATGGGGGAGGTGAAGGAGCAGGTCCGGGCCATTGCCGACGCCATGCTGGGGCTGGGAAAGCGCAGCCAGAAGATCGGCGGCATCGTCGACATCATCGACGAGATCAGCGAGCAGACCCACCTCTTGGCCCTCAACGCCGCCATCGAGGCCGCCGGAGCCGGGGAGCACGGCAAGCGGTTCAGCGTGGTCGCCGCGGAGATCCGCCGCCTGGCCGAGCGCACGGTGGAGGCCACCACCCAGATCAAGACCCTGATCGAGGAGATCCAAGACTCCACCAACGATACCGTCCTGGCCACCGAGCGGGGCACCGCCATCGTCATGGACGGAGCCGGCAGGGTGGACAAGATCGGCGAGAGCCTCGAGGGGATCCTGGCCCTGGTGCGCCAGACCAAGGAGTCCACCAAGGAAATCACCGTGGCCACCCAGCAGCAGGCCACGGCGGGGGAGCAGCTCGTGCTGACCATCACCGACATCAACGAGGTGGCGGTCCAGGTCAACCGATCCGCCGAGCACGTGGAGAAGGCGGTCATCCGGCTCAAGGAGCTCGCCCGCAAGCTCAAGGACCTGGCCGAGGCGAATCGCTCGATCCGGAGGTTCACCGTCTAG
- a CDS encoding chemotaxis protein CheW, translating to MTGGEGTGIQEWLSRVRGEYWEQLGRAPQAPEAAAGAWVLFRLCGRRMALEASLCRAVVRRPRAARLPGLPPWILGVAGIRGEVVSLTDPAEYLGLRSGRPAGDGFVLVVADGAVKAGLWVDGVADVAPIPPGAVVPVDAPWPGCPPGAFLGHWSGPDPEQPVLLLDGRRYLAETAAGAPDQD from the coding sequence GTGACCGGCGGTGAGGGAACAGGGATCCAGGAGTGGCTGTCCCGGGTTCGGGGCGAGTACTGGGAGCAGCTCGGCCGGGCGCCGCAGGCCCCGGAGGCCGCGGCCGGTGCGTGGGTCCTGTTTCGGCTCTGCGGACGGCGGATGGCCCTGGAGGCCTCCCTGTGCCGGGCGGTGGTGCGCCGGCCCCGCGCGGCGCGCCTTCCGGGCCTGCCGCCCTGGATTCTGGGGGTCGCGGGCATCCGCGGCGAGGTGGTCTCCCTTACCGATCCGGCCGAGTACCTGGGGCTGCGCAGCGGGCGGCCTGCCGGGGACGGGTTCGTCCTGGTGGTGGCGGACGGGGCGGTAAAGGCCGGCCTCTGGGTCGACGGGGTCGCCGACGTGGCCCCGATTCCCCCCGGCGCGGTGGTCCCGGTGGACGCGCCCTGGCCCGGGTGCCCGCCCGGGGCGTTTCTGGGGCACTGGTCCGGGCCCGACCCGGAACAGCCGGTGCTCCTGCTCGACGGCCGCCGCTACCTGGCCGAGACCGCAGCGGGGGCCCCGGATCAGGATTGA
- a CDS encoding CheR family methyltransferase gives MARQTRAQPPPDLPLAAVARTPGEVADLVRRLAEVGQTAVPLDVEEALDGKASVAVVDPQGWEDSCRRALSTYELRQACPPAVLLTGSDPLALHRIEPTHGFLDLSLEHREVAATVSRARRARERFAACWPEPLSDLPRQERARIAALLEAGTGLEIRSDREGAFLQAVRTRMVGGLFPTAREYTGAVARNGAEVAALAALLSVGETYFWRYSGQFLALQALLVPSLPLAPRGAPSPLRIWSAGCATGEEAYSLAIACLEAVGPGGEVEVVGTDLNPAFLAQARAGIYRERSLRNLPVHLRRKYLELHPGGARVAQALGRRVRFDRLNLGGGELAPWAAANGPFHAIFCRNTLIYLSRGAAERIVGVFEGALSPGGGLFLGASESLLSRCPALEVSRGMGSFFYRKAAAVPAAASPPPAAASSGGAAGELAAELYGAGLAALDGEEVEGARRAFQELVGRCPGDARGHGGLAILLANEGREAEAEAHLQEAARRRPILPEVPYLRGLLAERRGDELAALRHYREALATAPDFFMAHLNRAWILRRLGRHESFAEELRCALAILKTRPRVASWLTGGMGREGLLSLVAESLAGAAGA, from the coding sequence ATGGCGCGGCAGACGAGAGCCCAGCCCCCCCCTGACCTTCCCCTCGCGGCCGTCGCCCGCACTCCGGGCGAGGTCGCCGACCTCGTGCGCCGGCTCGCCGAGGTGGGCCAGACGGCCGTGCCCCTCGACGTGGAAGAGGCCCTCGACGGGAAGGCGAGCGTGGCGGTGGTGGACCCCCAGGGCTGGGAAGACTCCTGCCGGCGCGCGCTCTCCACCTACGAGCTCCGGCAGGCGTGCCCGCCGGCGGTCCTGCTGACGGGGTCGGACCCCCTGGCGCTCCACCGGATCGAACCCACCCACGGGTTTCTCGACCTATCCCTGGAGCATCGCGAGGTGGCGGCGACCGTATCCCGGGCCCGGCGGGCTCGGGAGCGCTTCGCGGCCTGCTGGCCGGAGCCCCTGTCGGATCTGCCCCGGCAAGAGCGCGCCCGCATCGCCGCCCTCCTCGAGGCGGGCACGGGTCTCGAGATCCGTTCGGACCGGGAGGGGGCGTTCCTCCAGGCGGTGCGCACCCGCATGGTGGGGGGGCTCTTCCCGACGGCCCGCGAGTACACCGGAGCGGTCGCCCGTAACGGCGCCGAGGTCGCGGCCCTGGCGGCGCTGCTCTCGGTGGGAGAGACGTATTTCTGGCGCTACTCGGGTCAGTTCCTGGCGCTCCAGGCCTTGCTCGTGCCCTCCCTTCCGCTCGCCCCGAGGGGTGCTCCCAGCCCCCTGCGCATCTGGTCCGCGGGGTGCGCCACGGGGGAAGAGGCCTACTCGCTTGCCATCGCGTGCCTGGAAGCGGTCGGGCCGGGGGGTGAGGTGGAGGTGGTGGGAACGGATCTGAATCCGGCGTTTCTCGCCCAGGCCCGCGCGGGCATCTACCGGGAGCGTTCTTTGCGCAACCTCCCCGTCCACCTGCGGCGCAAGTACCTGGAGCTCCACCCGGGGGGCGCCCGGGTGGCCCAGGCCCTGGGGCGGCGGGTGCGCTTCGACCGCCTCAACCTGGGAGGGGGTGAGCTGGCTCCCTGGGCTGCGGCCAACGGCCCGTTCCACGCCATCTTCTGCCGCAATACCCTCATCTACCTCAGCCGGGGCGCCGCCGAGCGCATCGTTGGCGTCTTCGAGGGGGCTCTCTCGCCGGGCGGGGGGCTCTTCCTGGGGGCTTCCGAGAGTCTGCTCAGCCGGTGCCCGGCCCTGGAGGTGAGCCGGGGGATGGGGAGCTTCTTCTACCGCAAGGCCGCCGCGGTCCCCGCAGCCGCTTCCCCTCCTCCCGCGGCCGCGAGTTCGGGCGGCGCCGCGGGGGAGCTGGCGGCCGAGCTCTACGGCGCGGGCCTCGCGGCCCTGGACGGGGAGGAGGTGGAGGGCGCGCGCCGCGCGTTCCAGGAGCTCGTGGGCCGATGCCCCGGCGACGCCCGGGGCCATGGGGGCCTGGCCATCCTCCTGGCCAACGAGGGCCGGGAGGCGGAGGCGGAGGCGCACTTGCAGGAGGCGGCCCGGCGCCGGCCGATCCTGCCGGAGGTCCCCTATCTGCGGGGCCTCCTGGCGGAGCGGCGGGGCGACGAGCTGGCGGCGCTGCGCCACTACCGGGAGGCCCTGGCCACCGCCCCCGACTTCTTCATGGCCCACCTGAACCGCGCCTGGATCCTGCGCCGGCTGGGACGCCACGAGAGCTTTGCCGAGGAGCTGCGCTGTGCCCTGGCGATCCTCAAGACCCGTCCCCGGGTGGCGTCGTGGCTCACCGGGGGGATGGGGCGCGAGGGGCTCCTGAGCCTGGTCGCCGAGTCCCTGGCGGGAGCGGCCGGCGCGTGA
- a CDS encoding hemolysin family protein, with amino-acid sequence MGREDEGSFWARFGKFLGRRSRPKRDVVREMEELIEAGTAEGLLNEEEEDMLLSVLSFRKTLVREVAVPRTEMVCVEVDASLEELARTMVEEGHSRVPVYEGDVDHVVGFVTARDVLHFWGVPPPYPPLRKLLRPAYFVPETMSLEALLGEFRRRRLHLAIAVDEYGGVSGLATLEDVLEEIVGDIQDEYDEEDAEIREAGDGLRVDARTELEKLEERLGIEFGEDVEYETVGGLVFHALGRVPKPGETFRYHGLEIAVADADKRRVKEVKIRKLAQRDVHGAADESPAPP; translated from the coding sequence ATGGGCAGGGAAGACGAGGGCTCCTTTTGGGCCCGGTTCGGGAAGTTCCTGGGGCGCCGATCGCGGCCGAAGCGGGACGTGGTCAGGGAGATGGAGGAGCTCATCGAGGCCGGCACCGCCGAGGGGCTCCTCAACGAGGAAGAGGAGGACATGCTCCTGTCCGTCCTCTCCTTCCGCAAGACCCTCGTGCGGGAGGTGGCCGTTCCCCGCACCGAGATGGTGTGCGTCGAGGTGGATGCCTCCCTGGAGGAGCTCGCCCGCACCATGGTGGAGGAGGGGCACTCCCGAGTTCCCGTGTACGAGGGAGACGTGGACCACGTGGTGGGTTTTGTGACGGCCCGCGACGTTCTTCACTTCTGGGGAGTCCCTCCGCCGTATCCTCCCCTGCGCAAGCTCCTGCGCCCCGCCTACTTCGTTCCCGAGACCATGAGCCTGGAGGCCCTGCTCGGAGAGTTTCGCCGCCGCCGCCTCCACCTGGCCATCGCGGTGGACGAGTACGGGGGAGTCTCGGGCCTGGCGACCCTGGAGGACGTGCTCGAAGAAATCGTGGGGGACATCCAGGACGAGTACGACGAGGAGGACGCGGAGATCCGGGAAGCCGGAGACGGCCTGCGGGTGGACGCCCGCACCGAGCTCGAGAAGCTCGAGGAGCGCCTGGGGATCGAGTTCGGGGAGGACGTGGAGTACGAGACGGTGGGAGGACTCGTCTTTCACGCCCTCGGGCGCGTTCCCAAGCCGGGAGAGACGTTTCGCTATCACGGACTGGAGATTGCCGTGGCGGATGCCGATAAGAGGCGGGTCAAGGAAGTGAAGATCCGAAAACTCGCCCAGCGGGATGTCCATGGCGCGGCAGACGAGAGCCCAGCCCCCCCCTGA
- a CDS encoding diacylglycerol kinase, with amino-acid sequence MKPDTWLRTLNCAVEGVLYGVRTQRHVRWHSVACLAVLVVAPRLGVTPGEFALLCLAAALVLVAELANTAVEAAVDLACPEYHPLARAAKDVAAGAVLVAAFAAAAVGWVVLAPAAGSNGAALLGKLNAARPLVLAASLLAVLVVVVLVKGAVGRGRALRGGFPSGHAAVSFAVAVLLTLHTEDAIVGVLAGILALMVSHSRLLHGIHTRWEVGAGAALGTLLGAGLFWLLH; translated from the coding sequence ATGAAGCCTGACACCTGGCTACGCACCCTGAACTGTGCCGTGGAGGGGGTTCTCTACGGGGTCCGCACCCAGCGCCACGTGCGCTGGCACTCCGTGGCCTGTCTCGCCGTCCTGGTCGTGGCGCCCCGACTGGGAGTCACCCCGGGGGAGTTCGCCCTCCTGTGCCTGGCGGCAGCGCTGGTCCTGGTCGCCGAGCTGGCCAATACCGCGGTGGAGGCCGCCGTGGACCTGGCCTGTCCCGAGTATCATCCCCTGGCCCGCGCCGCCAAGGACGTGGCGGCGGGGGCGGTGCTGGTCGCCGCCTTCGCTGCGGCCGCCGTGGGGTGGGTCGTGCTGGCTCCGGCGGCCGGGTCCAACGGCGCGGCGCTCCTGGGCAAGCTCAACGCGGCGCGGCCGCTCGTCCTGGCGGCATCGCTCCTGGCGGTGCTGGTGGTGGTGGTGCTGGTAAAGGGGGCGGTGGGCCGGGGTCGCGCCCTGCGCGGAGGGTTTCCCTCCGGCCACGCTGCGGTCTCCTTTGCCGTGGCGGTCCTGCTCACCCTGCACACCGAGGACGCCATCGTCGGCGTGCTCGCCGGCATCCTGGCGCTCATGGTGAGCCACAGCCGGCTCCTGCACGGCATCCATACCCGTTGGGAGGTGGGGGCGGGCGCCGCCCTCGGGACCCTCCTGGGCGCCGGTCTCTTCTGGCTGCTCCACTGA
- the ybeY gene encoding rRNA maturation RNase YbeY codes for MEIWIRNDRPGAGVGEELLRRRLAKVLSALGCGEAELSVWLCDDPTIRDLHREYLGKDTPTNVISFAQRDGEFGDVEPEVLGDVVVSVDTAGRDAEEAGEALEDEVAYLCIHGILHLMGYDHEGAEAARAPEMEAREAELFRLALDEA; via the coding sequence ATGGAGATCTGGATCCGAAACGACCGCCCGGGAGCAGGAGTCGGCGAGGAGCTGCTGCGGCGGCGACTGGCGAAGGTGCTGAGCGCCCTGGGCTGCGGCGAGGCCGAGCTCTCCGTGTGGCTGTGCGACGACCCCACGATCCGCGATCTCCACCGGGAATACCTGGGGAAGGACACGCCCACCAACGTCATCAGCTTTGCCCAGCGGGATGGGGAGTTTGGCGACGTGGAGCCCGAGGTGCTCGGCGACGTGGTCGTGAGCGTGGACACGGCGGGGCGCGACGCCGAGGAGGCCGGAGAAGCGTTGGAGGACGAAGTCGCGTACCTGTGCATCCACGGAATCCTCCACCTGATGGGTTACGATCACGAGGGGGCCGAGGCCGCCCGCGCCCCGGAGATGGAGGCCCGGGAGGCCGAGCTCTTCCGCCTGGCCCTCGATGAAGCCTGA